One part of the Microbulbifer sp. THAF38 genome encodes these proteins:
- a CDS encoding SPFH domain-containing protein, whose translation MRFVSVLGLIASLLLVSACGERVEVPPAHVGKVLTESGYKPEVVPPSKFRLDMCMFYCDRLVTMTIADFGHLEKFKVFMPKDQLNMSFDIRMTGAISNDAIDSVFDRIPPENNNISVNRVYGTYAQPVIRDVVRRVVAKYSINEIASSRESLSHELFSEVSKALKGTPIEVKRLGLADIQFPKVITQAKERAAERRELIEQEKAQFQIQKIQMERDLEREKMNRAIAREKAIGQKEVNDLLAKSVTDKYLAYRTLEVLDKMAESNNKVFLPVEALGTIGMQHAVLNDQVKRVAGK comes from the coding sequence ATGCGTTTTGTTTCAGTCTTGGGTCTGATCGCCTCTCTTCTTTTAGTGTCTGCATGTGGTGAGCGAGTGGAAGTACCGCCTGCGCATGTGGGAAAAGTATTAACTGAGAGTGGCTATAAGCCCGAAGTGGTACCGCCTTCTAAATTTCGCCTGGATATGTGTATGTTTTACTGTGACAGGTTGGTCACAATGACAATTGCAGATTTTGGTCATCTGGAAAAATTCAAGGTCTTTATGCCCAAAGACCAGCTTAATATGAGCTTTGATATTCGCATGACTGGTGCCATCAGCAATGATGCCATTGATAGTGTCTTCGACCGTATTCCTCCAGAGAATAATAATATTTCGGTAAATCGTGTCTATGGAACTTATGCTCAGCCGGTAATTCGGGATGTAGTGCGCCGTGTGGTAGCTAAATATTCCATCAATGAGATTGCTTCCAGTAGAGAGTCCCTCAGTCACGAGTTGTTTAGTGAGGTTTCTAAAGCCCTCAAAGGTACACCCATTGAGGTTAAGCGCCTGGGTCTGGCCGATATCCAGTTCCCCAAGGTCATCACGCAGGCAAAGGAGCGCGCAGCTGAGCGACGTGAGCTGATAGAGCAGGAAAAAGCACAATTTCAAATTCAAAAAATACAAATGGAGCGCGATCTGGAGCGGGAAAAGATGAATCGTGCTATTGCCCGTGAAAAGGCGATTGGCCAAAAAGAAGTCAATGACTTGTTGGCCAAGTCAGTAACTGATAAATACTTAGCCTATAGGACTCTGGAAGTCCTCGATAAAATGGCTGAGTCGAATAACAAGGTTTTCCTCCCCGTAGAAGCTCTGGGGACTATAGGTATGCAGCATGCAGTGCTAAATGATCAGGTAAAACGGGTGGCAGGTAAATAA
- a CDS encoding DUF350 domain-containing protein — MQLEFITATLFNLGINLLYTILALFVGIVALITIDKKLLRTVDIEGELKNGNIAVSIFASTILIFVAIIISFGLKG, encoded by the coding sequence ATGCAACTGGAATTCATCACCGCAACGCTATTTAATCTCGGCATCAACCTGCTTTACACCATATTAGCCCTTTTTGTTGGAATCGTTGCCTTAATAACCATTGATAAAAAATTACTGCGCACAGTGGATATTGAGGGCGAGCTGAAAAACGGCAATATTGCGGTCTCCATCTTTGCCTCCACAATTTTGATTTTTGTTGCCATCATCATTTCTTTTGGCTTAAAAGGATAG
- a CDS encoding transglutaminase domain-containing protein has translation MSRWIAPLFIFSTLLMLPEIFRNTVHNPSARTPAGQPLTSASRAYSSTYTSIMDRQNGVVRVTGTSYPLSEKTIQQVVAKRSLEESAHVSIWNWQGLEAVTASARGLDKQHHFANSYLVGFKPFQTRELWVPLYTLAMQKEYQYDHLQYAGLSDIWQTSRQAYFQKRGDCEDHAILLADWLIELGVDARVALGTHKGQGHAWVVAIVDNQEYLLEATSKRRQASWQAMPLAALAEGYEVEFQFNRNFFWAKRNSASTRKYRGIHWIKKSQFIRS, from the coding sequence GTGAGCCGATGGATAGCCCCGTTGTTCATTTTCTCTACGTTGTTAATGCTACCGGAGATTTTCCGCAATACCGTACACAATCCAAGCGCGCGTACTCCAGCAGGCCAGCCCCTTACATCCGCAAGTAGAGCCTATAGTTCTACCTATACTTCCATAATGGATCGCCAGAACGGGGTCGTGAGAGTCACGGGTACCAGTTATCCACTATCCGAGAAAACCATCCAACAAGTGGTAGCCAAACGCTCCCTGGAGGAGAGCGCCCATGTTTCTATTTGGAACTGGCAGGGGTTAGAGGCCGTCACGGCTTCAGCGCGCGGTTTGGATAAACAGCATCATTTTGCCAATAGCTATCTGGTAGGCTTTAAGCCCTTCCAAACCCGGGAACTTTGGGTACCGCTATATACTCTGGCAATGCAGAAGGAGTATCAGTACGACCACCTGCAGTACGCTGGCCTTTCCGATATATGGCAGACATCCCGCCAAGCTTATTTTCAAAAACGCGGTGACTGTGAAGACCATGCAATCTTACTGGCCGACTGGTTGATTGAACTTGGTGTGGATGCACGAGTGGCATTGGGTACACATAAAGGCCAGGGGCACGCCTGGGTGGTAGCTATAGTGGACAACCAAGAATATCTGCTAGAAGCCACCAGCAAGCGACGTCAGGCCAGCTGGCAGGCGATGCCGCTGGCGGCCCTGGCTGAGGGTTATGAAGTGGAATTCCAATTCAATCGCAACTTCTTTTGGGCAAAGCGTAATTCCGCATCCACAAGAAAGTATCGCGGTATTCACTGGATAAAAAAATCCCAGTTTATTCG